From the Eptesicus fuscus isolate TK198812 chromosome 19, DD_ASM_mEF_20220401, whole genome shotgun sequence genome, the window CTCATTTGGTTCAAATTCCTTCTTCCAACAATGTGGTGGGAATGCATGGCAAGTAGGGGTGTAATGCCCTATTACCCTATCCATCAAAAGCAACATATTGATAACTTTCTGGGCTTTAAATTAGTTAGGCAGACAAACTGTGCCATCATAATCATTCATGCCAATTCAGATAAATCTAGCTGTATTATTAGGTGCAAAAGAGGGTTTTGTGTCTATTTTCTAGTCTCTAACTGACTAGGTAATAAGACAAAGGTACTTACCCAACATTTGCTTTTGCTCTTGAGGAGGGGCAGATGCCAACATGGAAGCAGTCAAAGGCTCCTGACCTTGTACATGAACAGCAGGCTAgatataaaataggaaaattccTAAGTTTAAAGTGCAGAAGTAATGGCAAGTATAAGCGACAGTCACCACTGGAAAATCAGTGAAGTGATGGACTGCAATCTGAACAAACAGAAGCTGAGTAAACCAGAAACACACTTATTTGTTCAAGTATTAGGACCACATGggatatttcacttttttttttaacctagagTATTCTGTGGAACCAGATTTCTATTATAAGCAATGACAGTCTTGATCCagcgttaaaaaaaaaagggggggggggggcgggacgggGGTAAGCTACATCTCACAAACTAAACTTGATTTTACCCTTTCTTCCTTACAGCTATGCCAAACAAAACTCAAGTCACCCAATTAAATTAAGAATAGGAAATGCAGAACGCTTGTCTAATTCCTATAGCACATGCAGATAAGACATTTTTACATACTATCAATTAATGGGACAATTAACAAGATATTCTAGACAGCCTAAGTTCTCCTATATCATACAGTTGTCTTCAACTTCTCTGATTGCAACCAAGGTTGTGTCGCCTTCATGAAGAAATCCTAAGTCCATACCTGCTGCATGGTAACTTGTGGCTGTGCATTAAGATGTTGTTGAGGATTGCGAACTCCTGCAGCGTATTTATACTGTGGAACGGTGCGGACAGCAGGAGTAGCTGCAGCAGCAGCCGCTGCAGGACGAGGACCCATTGTCTGTGTTGACGTgttagctaaaaataaaaacatacattttgtaCATTTACCTTGCTACTTCAAACTGGAGACCAATTTTTACAGGCAGGATTAAGACTCACCAACACGCTGTGTGGACATGACTCGTGGAACCTGTGAAGAAGCTGGTCTCATAGTACTAAATGGTGGTCTAGGAGCGGCTGGGCGGATAGCACCGGGCATATTTTGGAATGCTGCATTTAAAGATATGAACACACATTACCTTGGCAAAACTCACTAAAGTGTTCATGCTGCCTTTTTAGAGCTGTGAGATTTGAACAAAAggctaaaaataaataccattttttAGTCTCACACCTGCAATTTCCCCAGACTTATCAGAGCATTAGTAAATAAACATTCATTcatacaacaaatacttattaatatCTGAACATCGTATACATAAACCTCATTCCAAGTGCTCCTACAATACAGCACTATTCTACAGACAGGATAAGGCCAAAGATGCCAGGACCTGGTCCTCATACAAGTAACAAAATCTTTAAAACTACTGCCCAACCAAATATGCAATTATGAAATTAAGAAAGATCCTGCcctaccagtgtggctcagctggttgagcattgtcTGGTGCACTGAATGGTCACCAGTTTGCcttctggtcagggaacatacccaggttacaggctcaatccctggttggagtgttcaatccctggttggagtgtgtgtggaaggcaaccgatcaatgtttctctctcacatcaatgtttctctttctctcccttcctcgctctctctctaaaaaaaaataataaaataaaatttaaaaatcaataaaacattattaaaataagttaaaaaagaataaagagttGGATCCATTCCCAAACTtaccataaaggaaaaaaaaatcaaaccagcaCAGAAATCACTGTCTCAGAGTGGTGAagcattttacaatttttttaaaagggaaaaaaaaaaccaataggagaaaaaaggggacacacgtaatacttttaacaatagaCTTAGAATCCCCAAATGAACACTGATAACCATAAATTATGAAAAGCAAGTTAATATATCACTGAAATGTAACAGATAATTGGcccatgtatatttttattccaaataattcatccccttaagagaaaaaaagaaaagcttacgATGAGGTCTGGCACCCTGAGCAGTCCAGCGAGGACTTGGTCTTAGTTGAGCAATTTGGCTAGGAGGATAGTATGCAGCACGGTTCTGAGTCTGTAGAAAGCAAACAAAGACTTcggcaaaagaaaaaaagcaaataatgcaACTAGCTATATACTCTAAATATATACCTACTATATACTAAATGCAGGTTCTCAAACAGAAAAACGTACCTGTGGGATAGCTGCCATGAAGTAACCTGAAGGAGGTGCTGGCTGGTAGGGGTTGATTACGGGGTTGGGCACAGCTCTCACACTTGCCATTCTCTGCATATACTGGTTAGTGAGGTGAGCCTGGCGCTCTTCTTTGCGCTGAGCTAAAGCTACGTACAATGGTTTGGTAGCCACAATTCTACCATTCATTTCTGTAACTGCTTTAGTGGCTTCTTCTGGGGAGGAGAAACATACAAAACCAAACCCTTTGCTGCGACCACCCTCCATCATAacctattgaaagaaaaaaaaaacattaaacaagGTTAATGCAGTGGTAGAATGAGGCAcaaatggagagcattattcaATGATAGCTACTGACTCAACTAAACCCTGTTAACAATGAAAGGATTTCCGCCCCCCACAATTTTTCCTTAGTACCTGAATATTAAGGGCAAGCTACACACATGCATTATCCTAGCCAAGCAAAAGAGGAAGTAAAGGGGCAAAGGTACAACAGCaactttttaaagatattcaGTTAGATATTAAGATTTTCACTATTAAGGTTTAAATAGCTAAATAAATTCAAGGCTTACTAAATTTAAAACTCTTAGCACCACTGGAAATACCCAATTAAAATCACTCTCTAAGCCACTGAAGCTGACAAAATGCTTTACTACTCTTTAaagaggaaagagggggagggaaagcagTTGAATCTTATAATacgcatatcctatctaataaagagggaatatgctaattgaccatcacaccctcacaaagatggtggtgcccacatccaataaggagggaatatgctaattactgccacgccctcaaagatggtggcgcccagtcccctcagccccactggggggtCAGGCGCGCtgcatggccaggcccacccccaggcgggtccggccactctgcacacctgcctccagagtccctcagtcccctcagtgcccccagccgcccagggccagttcgaggcacaggcaagccttggatggcggctgcccggctgcccagctgcccagggccacccaaggctcaggtaaccagggtcggctGAGACTTGcactgttggcagtggcagcagcagagatgtgatgggggcatggccttcccctgatcaccggacCGGGTTGcctcttgcccctgagggctcccagactatgagggggcaggctgggctaaggggacccccctccagtgcatgaattttcatgcaccgggcttctagttttaaaataaaaacttcacacttgccgaaactggtttggctcagtggatagagcgtcagcctatggactcaagggtcccatgttcgattccggtcaagggcatgtaccttggttgcgggcacatccccagtagggggtgtgcaagaggcaggtgatcgatgtttctctctcatcgatgtttctaactatctctctcccttcctctctgtaaaaaatcaattaaaaaaaacaacaaccttcaCACTCAAGACCAGAAGGGCCATGAATATTGGGGTATAAACAATATTCAGGAAACTTTCACTGACTGCAAAGATCTTTGCAACAAGCAATGAGGAAATGCAAAGAACCCCTCACTAGCCCAGATATATGCATAAGCGTGCTATCCAGCTACATTAAACAGGAATAATCAAAATGGCAATGAAACAGACGCCAATCTTACTTTTATGAggaatcaaaaacaaaaacaaattaaaaagaaacaaacaactctTCAGTTCCTGGATATAGAAAATAGATGAGTGGGTACCAGAGGGGCAAAGGGTGGGAAAACTGGGTAAAGGGGGTTAAACAGTACAAACTCCCAGCTACAAAATAAATCATGGAAATGGAATGTACagcatctatctataataataaaagcgtaatatgctaattagactggatgacctgccagacaaagccggggctgcaaagaaaggccaggtcccgggtgccagagagaagccggtgccagcagctgggggaaggaaggcctactcttgcacaaatttcgtgaatcaggcctctagtagttaataatactgtactgtATACTTGAAGGTTGCTGCTAGCAGAGATCTTACAAGTTTTTtcattacaagaaaaatatttttttgtgacTGTACGGTGATGAATTGTCATCtcttcacaatatatacaaatactgaGTCACTGTGTTGTAAACATGAAATTAATGAtataaatcaattatatataaatttaagagtCCACAAACATACCCATGCAATTATGGGAATTTAGTATGTTaaagtgaacattttaaaaatagggggCAAAGGATGGACTTTGAACTATGTAGTATATGGCACATTGGAATAACTGGAAAGAATTGTTAGACCTCTTCTTcacatcacattaaaaaataaaattgccagaTTCTCAATCTGAACATAAGATGCAAAAATGTAGGAAAAATGTAAACTGACACAAGATCCTAAAGTACAAAGTGAAaggctgaaagaaaatatttgcaatataaaACGAAGGGCTGACATACATTGTCCCTAAATAAAGACAACCAatgcaatatacactgagtggccagattattatgatctctgaacgcataataatctggccactcagtgtatatcctatataataaaaggctaatatgcaaattgtcccctcaaccaggagttcgaccagcaggcaggccagccaactgcccatgtcccctccccctgaccagaccccacccatgcacgaattcatgcaccgggcctctaatacacacacatacacacagtggccagattattatgcgttcagagatcataataatctggccactcagtgtaaaagtatgcaaagaaaagcaaaaaaagtaAACACATGAAAAACATGTCAccatttgaaaagatatatatatatatatactgctttCTACTAATTTGATAAGACTAATAGAAATTTGTTCAGCCCTTTTGGACAATTTTCTTGTATCAATTTTAaatacacacccacaaaccaGCAATATCAATTCTAGAAATACTGGCAtgtgtacaaatatatatatatatgaataaaaagtTTTTAGAAAGGTGGATTTAACTTTGGAAACATGCAAAACAACTTAAATGCTTATCAATACAGGTAcagtaaaataatttatgataTATCCATACCATGAATATTTAGctcttagcaaaaaaaaaagtgtaaatgcctgaaataagtatgtatttagatatattgttaaataaaatagcaaactGAGAATACGCAGGGCATAATCCTGTTTTCTAAAAACTATGCATACAGACTGTTTGTACAAGCATGAAAAATGATCAACACCACTCAATCTTTTTGGAGACTAAAAATGGGGGATGCAAGAGTTGCCTTTCACTTTTTGTCTTTCTCCTTGATATATGTTTTTTCAGCAAGCATTATTAAATCAACAtaatgccctcctccctccaaaaTAAATTCTTGCCAAACTTTTCACCTCCTTACAAATAGTGATATTATAATCCACAAAGGACTTTAAGAACTCTCCTTTGTAAAACATGCAtgtgaaatacatttaaaataaatggatgTATATTCAGTTACAGCTTTCAAGGAATACACTGAGGATAAAGACACTCCAGGTACTCTTACAAAAGCACAGGCTGTAACACAAGACAACCACAGCCCTTGCTTTATTTGTATTCATCTActgcagtagtcggcaaactgcggctctcgagccacatgtggctctctggccccttgagtgtagctcttccacaaaataccacgtgcgggtgcgcatatagggtgtgattgaaacttcgtggcccatgcgcagaagtcggtttttggctctcaaaaaaatttcaattgttgtattgttgatatttggctctgttgactaatgagtttgccgaccactgatctactGTGTTCCTAACATTTCCTCACTTTCACAGAAGCTTCCTTGATCAATGGGTTTGCCAGGAAAAGCTGAGAAAGATGAGCCACAGATCATTCCAGAGCACTGAGCTTTAATTTTTCCTACACTCCAAAATTCCAGAATTTAGTATAGAATACTGTTTTTAGAGTTTGACTCTCTCAGAATGACTAAGTGAATAGATTAGCCCAATTGTTAACAGGTATAGTCCCCTAATAAACTGACACCTTAACCAGTAAAAGTACTAGTTTAACGAAGTGTAGAACAGTGCACATCACTGAGGATCAATCAATGTAACTATGGTCGGTCATCAACTGCAACCTTCCTCAGGAAAGAATGCAGAACTCTCCATCTGCAAAAATAAACCAAGGGGCTACAATTCCACATCAAATTTgaatgttttgttgtgtgttttttaagcaaTGAAGCAAAAACTTGAtttccaggaaaaggaaaaaaaattagggggtgggggagggcacctTATTTGACTATTCGTTTGCAAAGTGGAAAAAAAACCTGAAGTAAATTGATGTGAAAATTAAGTACATATAACCATGGAATTttccaaaatctttaaaaaaaaaatcatatgcttaCCTTTGCGCTAGTGATTGTACCAAATGGAGAGAACTCTTTCCGGAGACGTTCATCGTCAATACCATCATCAAGATTTTTCACATAAAGGTTAAcaccctaaaaaaagaaaaaaggaatactagaaaaataaagaaaaccatggTGGTACTTAAGCACACTTCCTACTGTTTTATCCcatgtttccccccccccccccgccccaaatccCCCGATTACCTGTAAGTAAAGTGAACATAAAATAGGTTTCCTTATCCCTGTCCTATTTAGCTTGTTCAATTAAAAATGAACcagacagccctaactggtttggctcagtggatagtgtcagcctatggactcaaggatcccaggttcgattccggtcaagggcatgtaccttggttgcgggcacatccccagtgaggggtgtgcaggaggcagctgatccatgtttctctctatccctctccctagaAGAatcaatatgttaaaaaaaataaaaatgaaccaggcagcccagccggtgtggctcagtggttgagcgtagacctatggttcgattcctggtcagggcacatacctggattgcaggcttgaaccccagtaggggctgCTCAGGAGGTAGCcaaccaatggttctctctctcattgaagtttctgtttgtctctctctcacccttcctctgaaatcaataaaaatttattaaaacacaaaaaacaaacctggTATCTGGTGATCCTATCTTGCTTCATCTGTTCAAATTTGCGCTTAAGTTCCGTCTGCCGTTCCACTTTTTTCTGAGCTCGGCCAACGTAAATTTGTTTTCCATTGAGCTCCTTTCCATTCATCTCATCCACAGCCTTacagaaataacaaaaactttaaTTACTTGAAATATGGAAATTCATTTCTTTAACAACAAAGAAAGTTGGTTACGTTGTGAATGCTAAAGGTAGaccaataacaaaaattaaattttgcgGTTTGGGGAAAATGTAGGTTTCCAATTTATaatgtcaaaatatataaaatccaaataatttaaaaacaacatgtAAAGATGAACATGTAAAACAGCCATTGGTATGCATGTAAATTTCAACGTAAGAGCAACCCAGTTTTGTATCTCTTTGCAGTAAAACACAGAACACCTAAGTGCCTTTAGTTAATATATTTAAGTCTTACTTTCTGTGCATCTTCATGCCTTTCGAAGCTTACAAATCCAAAACCTTTGGATTTTCCACTTTCATCTGTCATTACTTTCACACTTAAGGCAGGtcctaaaagaaaatttaatgacTCAGATATTCCATACAATATTTAGTTTATACATTTTAAGTTTCAACGCACAAAAACAAAGCCATGCATGGGGCATTAAATAGTCTCTTCAAAGACCCTTTATTTCTACTAAGAAGTAAACTGAAAACATTCCTACTTCCATTTATGGAGGTATATTTTAGACAACTgtaaaaaatgaagttttattctTAGCAGTAGTACAGAacagatttgctttttttttaacccaacaaTTTGGTTTTCTTGACATCAGAATTAACAAATAAGAATTTCTTAAGCCCTGGCCCACTTGATTTCAACAGTCAGTGCCTGACATTTGGGAAGACAAAGAATCACCTGGAGGTGGCATGTTTCTGAATTCACACATGCCCAATCCCATCCACTCAAGTAAAAATGACGCTTAACTGAGGCGGGTATTATCTCAGGTAGGTGGGACAAAAAGgctaaaaaaatcacatttaattaGAGAATTTGCAAGATGTATGAGCATAGATTACTTCTGAATGTGCTTTAGTCCTAAGGTTATACTTTCAATCTCTGCTATGCAAAGCTATCCAGAATATAACTGGCAAATTTACAAATTGGTGGTCAACTGACAGCATTATTCATTTGAAATAAGTGGTTAACAATATCCAGCCAAACTTTAGAAATAGCGTCTAATCTAAAAAGAGATGAAATATACAACTCCGAcaggaacaatttgcatattaggcttttatataaatagattacTTTGCAGTACAATAGATGATCAGCAGCTTAATCCAAAAAACTACAAATTATTGTAAGTCTcatttattttggtaaaattaGCCAAAACTAATATtgagcaactagaggcccggtgcatgaagtttGTGGGTAgggattgggggggtggggggggcccggtgtgttcctcagccctcTCTGCTCCTTAGCaatgctgcagaggtgggagaggctcccaccaccaccatcgctgcactccccagctgtgagcctggctttgaaggctgagcagtgctccccctgtgggagcacactgaccaccagggggcagctcctgcattgagcgtgtgccccctggtggtcagtgtgcatcatagtgacctgtcctTCTGGTTGTTCACCATTAAGAGTCACGTAGGCTTTTAATATAAAGGTTACTCAGAACTTTGTAAAAATTTAATTCAGACACATTACCAAACTTGCCAAAGAGATCCTTAAGGCGCTCATCATCCATGTCTTCTCCAAAATTCTTGATGTAAACATTGGTGAACTCTTTTGCCCTAGCTCCAAGTTCTGCTTCTCGTTCTTTACGAGACTTAAATCGCCCAAcaaacctaaaagaaaaaaatacatagaccATAAAATTTAGTTTCCATTTTGTGAAGTTCAGATTAAGCCTGATGGTTGATTTTGTAAATGCTACTCATAATTTCAGAATCTCTAATAACGAGCACACTGTAAAACGGAAATAGAGcctcaatgaaaaaataaaagtctaaaatataaaaaaattcacaattacaatcacacacacacaaaaaaaaaacccactttttttctttcaatttattcACTTTTAGTGAGGGGGGAGGCAAAAAGGGAGATAAAAAACACTtttgatttgttgttccgctAATTctttggttcttgtatgtgccctgagcaggggttgaacctacaaccttggtgtattgggatgacactaaccaactgagcaacttacccagctagggcaaaaacAACCCACATTTTTCTTAATACACACTTCTCTCACACCTACAGATGACTGGAATGCCAATGAAAAGACTTAaaaaccctggccaggtggctcaattggttggagtgttgtcctgtacaccaaacggttgcaggttcaattccaagtcagggcacataactaggtagCAGGTTAGATCCCAGGTtagggtgcatacaggaagctACCAACCCttgttttgatgtttctctctcccgctcgctaaccttttgcactcggatgtcgagactccacacggttagcatcggtagcagctctttttatactctttggtatcaataatttgaaatataaaaaaatccaaataaataagtttgtatgaaaagaaactccagttttttattctactgccgcactttgtaaaatctggggtatttaaaaaattaaatcccaagcagaataaaggaatcgagaaaaaagcgagtgcaaagggctaaaacGTATACTCCAGTGAGGATTtagaaaaaagacaaaagctTTCATAGCAGCTGTTTCAAAGTGGTTCCTGTACTTTGTAACTTAAAATATAACTTAATTCTATACTCTTAACACATAATAGCCCtgcataattttttatattatcaacaaaatgtttttaaatttagttttcccCTAATATAAAAGTAGTATATGTgccattgaaaaataaatatcaaacatttcctgccctaaccggtttggctcagtggataagagcgtcggcctgcggactgaagggtcccaggttagattccagccaagggcatgtaccttggttgtgggcacatccccagtaggaggtgtgcaagaggcagctgatcgatttttctctctcatctatctttctaactctgtccctcttcctctcccttcctctctaaaaaaaatcaataaaatatattttaaaaaaacccaaaacatttcCTATAATACTAATCAAAAATCTACCCCACCAGTGATGAGCACTTTGCCCCCCTTGAAGCACTGCTGACAGGCAAATTATGTTTCCATCTGAGAATACTAATAATGCtaaatatttctcatttaaatgtACTCAAAATTCAAACAGGTAATACCATGTGCGTAACTTCATGTACAGACTGATCACACCACTTGATGCACTGGTTTATGAGCACCACACCTTAAGAGTGATGCAGTTGACTTATAACCAAACCCAATTTGTATACCATCATTAACTACACAACAACATAAACTCAAAGGTCATTTACACTATGACCTCACAGCTGAATTTACCCAGACCCACTGACTGAGGAGAGAATAAGATTTGTCATTTCTTTGGGCTCATAAAATCTGTATTCTTACAACCTATAACAGAAATAATCTTACACAGGTTTTATcagtgttatttattatttttaaaaatgtttttaatgattttagagagaggaagggaaagcactgatgtgagaaacataaattggctgcctcctgcatatcccaccccctactggggatggagtccaaaacccaggcacatgccctgaccaggaatccaaccactgaccttttggtgcatagaagATGCAcaaccagctaagccacaccCCTCAGGCCATcagtgtatttaatttttaagaacaagtttatttcagaaagattaaTCATAAAGACTTCTGGTTTAATTCAGCTTTTTCTTTAAAGAGGTGGATGGGTTCAAAAGGTTGGGGGAAAACTTTATAATCCATCAATAAATTGCAGCAGTATAACCAAGTAAAGGGTCACCCTGGGCTCAGAACTTAGACCAGTGGGCTTGTATTCTAGCCCATCTGTCATGCCAGCATTTAATTACAGGCAAATTattttagcctcagtttcctcaaatagAAAATGGGCTAATTACTACCTCAGAAATTACAATTAAGCTTCTGTCCGGCTTCTAGTTGTTCAACTATGCACTTACTTTGAGAAAGCTTTATATCCCAGtatacccatttttttctttttggttcactgaccattttattttattttttaaaaaatatattttattgactttttacagagaggaagggaaagggatagaaagttagaaacattgatgagagagaaacattga encodes:
- the PABPC1 gene encoding polyadenylate-binding protein 1 isoform X2, encoding MNPSAPSYPMASLYVGDLHPDVTEAMLYEKFSPAGPILSIRVCRDMITRRSLGYAYVNFQQPADAERALDTMNFDVIKGKPVRIMWSQRDPSLRKSGVGNIFIKNLDKSIDNKALYDTFSAFGNILSCKVVCDENGSKGYGFVHFETQEAAERAIEKMNGMLLNDRKVFVGRFKSRKEREAELGARAKEFTNVYIKNFGEDMDDERLKDLFGPALSVKVMTDESGKSKGFGFVSFERHEDAQKAVDEMNGKELNGKQIYVGRAQKKVERQTELKRKFEQMKQDRITRYQGVNLYVKNLDDGIDDERLRKEFSPFGTITSAKVMMEGGRSKGFGFVCFSSPEEATKAVTEMNGRIVATKPLYVALAQRKEERQAHLTNQYMQRMASVRAVPNPVINPYQPAPPSGYFMAAIPQTQNRAAYYPPSQIAQLRPSPRWTAQGARPHPFQNMPGAIRPAAPRPPFSTMRPASSQVPRVMSTQRVANTSTQTMGPRPAAAAAAATPAVRTVPQYKYAAGVRNPQQHLNAQPQVTMQQPAVHVQGQEPLTASMLASAPPQEQKQMLGERLFPLIQAMHPTLAGKITGMLLEIDNSELLHMLESPESLRSKVDEAVAVLQAHQAKEAAQKAVNSATGVPTV
- the PABPC1 gene encoding polyadenylate-binding protein 1 isoform X1: MNPSAPSYPMASLYVGDLHPDVTEAMLYEKFSPAGPILSIRVCRDMITRRSLGYAYVNFQQPADAERALDTMNFDVIKGKPVRIMWSQRDPSLRKSGVGNIFIKNLDKSIDNKALYDTFSAFGNILSCKVVCDENGSKGYGFVHFETQEAAERAIEKMNGMLLNDRKVFVGRFKSRKEREAELGARAKEFTNVYIKNFGEDMDDERLKDLFGKFGPALSVKVMTDESGKSKGFGFVSFERHEDAQKAVDEMNGKELNGKQIYVGRAQKKVERQTELKRKFEQMKQDRITRYQGVNLYVKNLDDGIDDERLRKEFSPFGTITSAKVMMEGGRSKGFGFVCFSSPEEATKAVTEMNGRIVATKPLYVALAQRKEERQAHLTNQYMQRMASVRAVPNPVINPYQPAPPSGYFMAAIPQTQNRAAYYPPSQIAQLRPSPRWTAQGARPHPFQNMPGAIRPAAPRPPFSTMRPASSQVPRVMSTQRVANTSTQTMGPRPAAAAAAATPAVRTVPQYKYAAGVRNPQQHLNAQPQVTMQQPAVHVQGQEPLTASMLASAPPQEQKQMLGERLFPLIQAMHPTLAGKITGMLLEIDNSELLHMLESPESLRSKVDEAVAVLQAHQAKEAAQKAVNSATGVPTV